One Gloeobacter morelensis MG652769 DNA window includes the following coding sequences:
- a CDS encoding sigma-70 family RNA polymerase sigma factor, with protein sequence MGTPARPNAHHPITPPLTGTDEATMKFSTPPAQTSFNPSRCASMDAETPAPAPQPPEHLSAEITQLLAGWHKGDRRAIAELTPILYSQLRMLARRHLYRERANHTLQPTALVHEAYFRLVEQTRVHWENRTQFFSVASLLMRRVLVDYARAQGAIKRQAGTQKLALDEAVHVPSQGRPVDWLALDEALDELARIEPEYKRVVELRYFMGLTIEEVATVMEISPATVKRYWAQARTWLKQQLVD encoded by the coding sequence ATGGGCACACCAGCCCGCCCCAATGCCCACCACCCCATCACCCCACCCCTGACCGGCACGGACGAGGCAACGATGAAATTCTCCACACCACCTGCCCAGACCTCCTTCAACCCCAGTCGATGTGCATCGATGGACGCTGAAACTCCCGCACCCGCGCCGCAGCCGCCCGAGCATCTCTCGGCAGAAATCACGCAGCTTCTGGCGGGTTGGCACAAAGGTGATCGCCGGGCCATCGCCGAACTGACGCCGATTTTGTACTCTCAGTTGCGCATGCTCGCCCGTCGTCATCTCTACCGCGAACGGGCGAACCATACACTGCAACCTACCGCCCTGGTGCACGAGGCGTACTTTCGCCTCGTCGAGCAGACCCGCGTGCACTGGGAGAACCGTACCCAGTTCTTCTCAGTCGCCTCGCTGTTGATGCGGCGCGTCCTTGTGGACTATGCCCGCGCCCAGGGGGCGATCAAGCGCCAGGCAGGCACCCAGAAACTGGCCCTCGATGAAGCTGTGCACGTCCCGAGCCAGGGGCGTCCGGTCGATTGGCTGGCCCTCGACGAAGCCCTCGACGAACTGGCCCGCATCGAACCCGAGTATAAGCGGGTGGTTGAATTGCGCTATTTTATGGGGCTCACGATCGAGGAAGTAGCAACAGTCATGGAAATCTCCCCCGCCACCGTCAAGCGCTACTGGGCCCAGGCGCGCACCTGGCTGAAGCAGCAGCTGGTAGATTAA
- a CDS encoding plasmid mobilization protein, whose product MNRPPKRKGLAMAPQPVVPEANPFKRPPRIPKRLTGEARCKRPAQQLRSHVISIRLNEADYQKVKQLTRQEHASISAYCREMALRKKIKEIPTDLHRERWMQLGLLGAQLLDLKESAPDNLENLVERTVTEIKALRAALFGMPPG is encoded by the coding sequence ATGAACCGACCGCCCAAGCGCAAAGGATTGGCGATGGCCCCGCAGCCCGTTGTACCCGAAGCGAACCCATTCAAGCGCCCCCCTCGCATCCCCAAGCGCCTCACCGGCGAAGCGCGCTGCAAACGGCCGGCCCAGCAGTTGCGCAGCCATGTCATCTCAATTCGGCTCAACGAGGCGGACTATCAAAAAGTCAAACAGCTCACCCGCCAGGAGCACGCCTCGATTAGCGCCTACTGTCGGGAGATGGCCCTGCGCAAAAAAATCAAAGAAATCCCGACAGACCTGCACCGTGAGCGCTGGATGCAGCTGGGCCTCTTGGGGGCACAACTATTGGATCTCAAAGAAAGTGCCCCCGACAACCTCGAAAATCTGGTCGAACGGACAGTCACGGAGATCAAGGCGCTGCGCGCGGCTCTGTTTGGCATGCCGCCCGGATGA
- a CDS encoding AAA family ATPase, whose protein sequence is MRTELFAGCSSSVAAVAGAGEAVDLQAEYARSAVQAILDELERDLVGMQPVKTAIREIAAFLLIDRTRRKLGMTSEAPGLHMSFTGKPGTGKTTVALRMASILHRLGYIQKGHMIAASRTDLTGGRTGQVIDKAVGGVLFIDEAYYLHQAAGERDQTSEVIETLLQAMENRRGEFVVIVAGYKDRMARFFDANPGLASRIDNHVAFPDYTDEELFAIGALMLARQQYRLGAAAEEAFRRYIERCTRLTYFANARSIRNAIDEFRKRQANRLFARMGEPLAVVDLMTIEAADILASRIFKAYL, encoded by the coding sequence ATGCGAACCGAATTATTTGCGGGCTGTTCATCCTCGGTCGCAGCGGTTGCTGGGGCGGGCGAAGCGGTGGATCTGCAGGCTGAGTATGCCCGATCGGCGGTCCAGGCCATCCTGGATGAACTGGAGCGGGATCTCGTCGGCATGCAGCCAGTAAAAACCGCCATTCGCGAAATCGCCGCCTTTTTGCTCATCGATCGCACCCGCCGCAAACTGGGTATGACCTCTGAAGCTCCCGGCCTGCACATGTCCTTTACCGGCAAGCCCGGCACCGGCAAGACGACGGTTGCTCTGCGCATGGCCAGTATTTTGCATCGCCTTGGGTACATTCAAAAGGGCCATATGATCGCCGCTAGCCGCACCGACCTGACTGGTGGACGCACCGGTCAGGTGATCGATAAGGCGGTGGGTGGGGTGCTGTTTATCGATGAAGCGTACTATCTACACCAGGCTGCCGGTGAGCGCGATCAGACCAGCGAGGTGATCGAGACGCTTCTGCAGGCGATGGAAAATCGCCGCGGCGAATTTGTGGTCATCGTCGCGGGCTATAAAGACCGGATGGCGCGGTTTTTTGATGCCAACCCGGGGCTTGCTTCCCGAATTGATAATCATGTCGCTTTTCCGGATTACACCGATGAGGAGTTGTTTGCGATCGGTGCTCTGATGCTCGCCCGCCAGCAGTACCGCCTTGGTGCCGCAGCCGAAGAAGCCTTCAGACGGTATATCGAGCGGTGCACGCGGCTGACGTACTTTGCCAATGCCCGCAGCATCCGAAATGCCATCGACGAATTTCGTAAACGCCAGGCGAACCGTCTATTTGCCAGGATGGGGGAGCCGCTGGCGGTGGTGGATTTGATGACGATTGAGGCAGCAGATATTTTAGCCAGCCGGATCTTCAAGGCGTATCTTTAA
- a CDS encoding SpoIID/LytB domain-containing protein: MFFKSASWLAGWVAVGLGHCEQARAFALRVLVEGPSAQISVAVSAPVDYRQDNGVSVTLSPGQFFEVNRHNLGMLNLPDAALALVGGRWYPEGMRFIRLGDGVAAINLVDSESYLRGVVPREMPGSYHHEALKAQAIAARTYALTSWRRRKHGPHYDLVDTVIDQVYGGYARYDARSGKSQWLTDSRTDRAVAETHALVLDYSQVEGNYRAWGIAGWTNFGDYQLPVPKGRMLSQQVSQQMARTGWNCAQILWYWYRSGIYQLPKEV; this comes from the coding sequence ATGTTCTTCAAATCAGCAAGTTGGCTGGCCGGGTGGGTGGCGGTGGGCCTGGGTCATTGTGAGCAGGCCCGGGCTTTTGCTTTGCGGGTGCTCGTCGAAGGCCCCAGTGCGCAGATCTCCGTAGCGGTCTCCGCGCCGGTTGACTATCGTCAGGACAATGGGGTGAGTGTGACCCTCAGTCCCGGACAATTCTTTGAGGTCAACCGCCACAATCTGGGTATGTTGAATCTGCCCGATGCTGCTCTGGCCCTGGTGGGCGGCCGGTGGTACCCGGAGGGAATGCGCTTTATCCGGCTTGGAGATGGAGTCGCAGCGATCAACCTCGTCGATTCGGAGAGTTATCTGCGCGGGGTGGTGCCCCGGGAGATGCCGGGAAGCTACCACCACGAAGCGCTCAAAGCCCAGGCGATCGCAGCGCGTACCTACGCCCTGACCAGTTGGCGACGGCGCAAGCACGGTCCCCACTACGACCTGGTGGATACGGTCATCGACCAGGTCTACGGCGGTTATGCCCGCTACGACGCGCGCAGCGGTAAAAGCCAGTGGTTGACAGACTCGCGCACCGACCGGGCGGTAGCGGAGACCCACGCTCTGGTGCTCGATTATTCACAAGTCGAAGGCAACTACCGTGCCTGGGGCATCGCCGGGTGGACTAACTTTGGTGATTATCAATTGCCGGTACCCAAAGGCCGGATGCTCAGCCAGCAGGTCTCCCAGCAGATGGCCCGAACCGGCTGGAACTGCGCTCAGATCCTCTGGTACTGGTACCGCTCAGGAATCTATCAGTTGCCGAAGGAGGTGTAA
- the nrdR gene encoding transcriptional regulator NrdR, with amino-acid sequence MLCPFCSYSDNRVLESRLAEEGESVRRRRECKQCRRRFTTYERIEFVPTVVIKRNGRREAFDRSKVLRGVMIACEKTDVPAELIEQLVDDLQAELQQRSSREVTSAEVGEMVLGLLKPLNEVAYVRFASVYRKFKGVADFVSELQTFEANAELDSLKARLERLAAAHDQPAD; translated from the coding sequence ATGCTTTGCCCATTCTGCTCGTACTCTGACAACCGTGTCCTCGAGTCCCGTCTGGCCGAGGAGGGGGAGAGCGTGCGCCGCCGCCGCGAGTGTAAACAATGCCGACGGCGCTTCACGACCTACGAGCGCATCGAATTTGTCCCAACAGTCGTGATCAAGCGCAACGGGCGGCGCGAAGCGTTCGATCGCTCGAAGGTGCTGCGTGGGGTGATGATCGCCTGCGAGAAGACCGACGTGCCGGCGGAACTCATCGAGCAACTCGTCGACGATCTGCAGGCCGAGTTACAGCAGCGCTCCAGCCGCGAGGTGACCAGTGCTGAGGTTGGCGAGATGGTCCTCGGTCTACTCAAGCCCCTCAACGAGGTGGCCTACGTCCGCTTCGCCTCGGTCTACCGCAAGTTCAAGGGTGTCGCCGATTTTGTGAGCGAACTGCAAACGTTCGAAGCGAACGCCGAACTCGATTCGCTCAAAGCCCGCCTGGAGCGGCTGGCCGCCGCGCACGATCAGCCCGCCGACTGA
- a CDS encoding DUF2949 domain-containing protein, giving the protein MSLNTLLSAQQFEVVGRVAAARCGGDHLPLVAWQLGFLSLEQLDILLVPCAEPVALEQPVHAFERAA; this is encoded by the coding sequence ATGTCGCTTAACACGCTGCTTTCCGCACAGCAATTCGAGGTTGTCGGCCGCGTTGCAGCCGCGCGCTGCGGCGGGGATCATCTGCCGTTGGTGGCCTGGCAGTTGGGCTTTTTGTCACTGGAGCAACTCGATATTCTGCTGGTGCCGTGCGCAGAACCGGTTGCTCTGGAGCAACCGGTCCATGCCTTCGAGCGGGCTGCTTGA
- a CDS encoding winged helix-turn-helix domain-containing protein produces MRHSDRDRRILELLWRCGAATALQLTHQIWDRGKDNSRFRDRLKQLVDNGFIRLLPFPREAACLSLGLPRHCYVLTWRGAQALDQPLPPDSETAIREHLLKSEIVRQLALRGYGLLSSEGLHEAGLDAHLGALYCSAELNQVLVLWCPENSTRPAHAVLRRVQESTLDRFTVSVMFTFTQVTPFLAFKEHISTASFERQCPFECLAVLAREPLVLGQIREAVPFEGWRHLYPDLVVAADA; encoded by the coding sequence GTGCGCCATAGTGATCGCGATCGCCGCATTTTGGAATTGTTGTGGCGCTGTGGAGCGGCGACGGCTCTGCAACTGACCCACCAGATCTGGGATCGGGGTAAGGATAACTCCCGCTTTCGCGATCGGCTCAAACAGCTGGTCGACAACGGCTTCATTCGGTTGTTGCCCTTTCCGCGCGAAGCCGCCTGCCTCAGCCTGGGGCTACCCCGACACTGCTATGTGCTCACCTGGCGGGGAGCGCAGGCACTCGACCAGCCCCTGCCGCCCGACTCTGAAACGGCGATTCGAGAGCATCTACTCAAAAGCGAAATCGTCCGCCAACTGGCCCTGAGAGGTTACGGGCTGCTATCTTCCGAGGGATTGCACGAAGCGGGTCTCGACGCTCACCTCGGTGCGCTGTACTGCAGCGCCGAACTCAATCAGGTGCTGGTGCTCTGGTGCCCGGAAAATTCAACCCGCCCCGCCCACGCGGTATTGCGGCGGGTGCAGGAATCTACCCTCGACCGCTTCACCGTCAGCGTGATGTTTACTTTTACGCAGGTGACGCCGTTTCTGGCCTTTAAAGAGCACATTTCGACGGCCAGTTTCGAGCGCCAGTGCCCGTTCGAGTGCCTGGCGGTCCTGGCGCGCGAGCCGCTGGTATTGGGGCAAATACGCGAAGCGGTGCCCTTCGAAGGATGGCGGCACCTGTACCCGGATCTGGTAGTTGCAGCGGACGCTTAG
- a CDS encoding replication-relaxation family protein encodes MIDLAIDRLASTRQLVARYGHRVYHRLQQLHDQGLIRRCNYTIGRGRPIACCYLTPLGAAIVSNQASLPLREIPSTPGSAAQFRHTLLVGETRFRLAEAGYRLLSEYCNIVAQGVSRSTLQQPDMYVLEADEPTVAVEVDRGYHPAVIRTKLNDWRDRELKVWWFCYGNKQMQRLHNHNFCFNELYDIEQLGWSVF; translated from the coding sequence ATGATCGATTTAGCGATCGACCGCCTTGCTTCAACCCGGCAACTGGTGGCGCGCTACGGCCACCGCGTTTACCACCGGCTGCAACAGCTGCACGACCAGGGTCTGATCCGCCGCTGCAACTACACGATCGGCCGGGGCCGACCGATCGCCTGCTGCTACCTCACCCCCCTTGGAGCGGCAATCGTCTCCAACCAGGCAAGCCTGCCCCTGCGCGAGATCCCCAGCACCCCCGGATCAGCGGCCCAGTTCCGCCACACCCTGCTGGTGGGCGAGACGCGCTTTCGCCTGGCTGAAGCCGGCTACCGGCTGCTGAGCGAATACTGCAACATCGTTGCACAGGGTGTGAGCAGATCGACCCTCCAGCAACCGGACATGTACGTGCTCGAAGCAGACGAGCCCACCGTCGCCGTCGAAGTGGACCGGGGTTATCACCCCGCTGTGATCCGCACCAAATTGAACGACTGGCGCGATCGCGAATTAAAAGTCTGGTGGTTCTGCTACGGAAACAAGCAAATGCAACGATTGCACAACCATAACTTCTGTTTTAACGAGCTCTATGACATTGAGCAGTTGGGATGGTCTGTGTTCTAG
- a CDS encoding PH domain-containing protein, producing the protein MQEFTAKTTNIARVKLFDDESVLLEIRPFVWMYVSTGPSVLIAGITSLPLAGLIAPQMIDYAVPLGLALTLGGAALTGWQWLCWLTTAYVLTTHRLVTRAGVLAPCRRNVDLSNLQNVESSKVLGFDFGTIFVETAGEDSEFELKWIEALEATEAAILTASERRKMTVRPALQRRPGRRQLQEPQVAGYLEDPGDFED; encoded by the coding sequence ATGCAAGAATTCACCGCCAAGACCACCAACATTGCCCGGGTCAAGCTCTTCGACGACGAATCGGTTCTGCTGGAGATCCGGCCTTTTGTCTGGATGTACGTGAGCACCGGTCCTTCGGTGCTCATCGCCGGGATCACCTCGCTACCGCTCGCCGGGCTGATTGCGCCGCAGATGATCGATTACGCTGTGCCGCTCGGGCTCGCGTTGACTTTGGGGGGAGCAGCCCTCACCGGCTGGCAGTGGTTGTGCTGGCTGACCACCGCCTACGTGCTCACCACCCACCGCCTGGTTACCCGCGCCGGGGTGCTCGCTCCCTGTCGGCGCAATGTCGATTTGAGCAATTTGCAGAACGTCGAATCTTCCAAAGTGCTGGGCTTTGACTTTGGGACCATCTTTGTCGAAACGGCCGGGGAGGACTCTGAGTTCGAATTGAAATGGATCGAAGCTCTGGAGGCGACCGAGGCGGCGATCTTGACAGCTTCGGAGCGGCGCAAGATGACGGTGCGCCCCGCCCTGCAGCGCCGTCCCGGCCGCAGGCAACTGCAGGAGCCGCAGGTGGCGGGTTATCTGGAGGATCCGGGCGACTTTGAAGATTGA
- a CDS encoding relaxase/mobilization nuclease domain-containing protein gives MIGNVTTGKNFGGLIGYLLKKGHQCSILGGNVLGRTPKEIRQEFEQCNRLARHIGKPCMHVSLSARPGERIDRQQWLAMGRDYLRLMSIDPDKHLYLIVEHRDRPHPHVHLIISRISTDGSVYHNHWDAYKTKAAAAILTEKYGLWPVPDGRSGT, from the coding sequence ATGATCGGCAATGTCACCACCGGCAAAAATTTTGGGGGGCTGATCGGCTATTTACTCAAAAAAGGGCACCAGTGCTCGATCCTGGGCGGCAACGTGCTGGGGCGAACCCCCAAAGAGATCCGCCAGGAATTCGAGCAGTGCAACCGCCTGGCACGCCACATCGGCAAACCCTGCATGCACGTGAGCTTGAGCGCCCGTCCCGGCGAGCGCATCGACCGGCAGCAATGGCTGGCGATGGGCCGAGACTATCTAAGGCTGATGAGCATAGACCCGGATAAGCATCTTTATCTCATCGTGGAGCACCGGGATCGACCCCACCCGCACGTTCACCTGATAATCAGCCGGATTAGTACTGACGGCTCGGTCTACCACAACCACTGGGACGCCTACAAAACCAAGGCCGCCGCCGCCATTTTGACCGAAAAGTACGGACTGTGGCCAGTTCCCGACGGCCGCAGCGGGACCTAG
- a CDS encoding FHA domain-containing protein translates to MPILQIDAFSALYKAISAVVRPIPAAEHPPQPLPLSAARIQANPSHPYATYLQDAVAALIYLGTNTRLELPLQSAVYIGRANSQIPPDIDVGNAPDSAYVSRVHAVIRLIPGGTYTLEDAGSANGTYLNGEALKPGARFRRPLVSGDIIALGKGERCRFIFVTDDS, encoded by the coding sequence ATGCCCATCCTGCAGATTGATGCCTTTTCAGCGCTCTATAAAGCGATAAGCGCCGTAGTTCGACCGATACCGGCTGCTGAACACCCGCCGCAACCCCTACCGCTGAGCGCTGCAAGGATACAGGCGAACCCTTCCCACCCTTACGCCACCTATTTGCAGGACGCCGTGGCAGCACTGATCTATCTGGGCACCAATACCCGCCTGGAACTGCCCCTCCAGAGCGCCGTCTATATTGGCCGGGCCAACAGCCAGATTCCACCGGATATCGATGTAGGCAACGCCCCCGACTCGGCCTACGTCTCGCGCGTGCACGCGGTCATCCGGCTGATACCGGGTGGTACCTATACTCTGGAGGACGCAGGCAGCGCCAATGGCACCTACCTGAACGGCGAAGCGCTCAAGCCGGGCGCGCGCTTCCGGCGGCCGCTGGTATCGGGAGACATCATCGCCCTGGGTAAAGGGGAGCGCTGCCGGTTTATTTTTGTCACCGACGACAGCTAG